A single window of Columba livia isolate bColLiv1 breed racing homer chromosome 16, bColLiv1.pat.W.v2, whole genome shotgun sequence DNA harbors:
- the RBBP8NL gene encoding RBBP8 N-terminal-like protein, translated as MTTESFAEFLNKLKEIHEKEVQGLQSKLMELTTEKCRDAQRIEELFAKNHQLREQQKVLKENVKVLENRLRAGLCDRCMVTQELAKKKQNEYETSHFQSLQHIFILTNETNRLREENKTLKEELKRLRSLEDGTKHPGVTSRESSSTSNSPLALLSPTSRNAGTEKAAHRGAEEAHHDVPSPELGEEKPAGQRSSPSSRTSPSTVLQEVSLAEMASQRIANQLHGTIALVRPGSRPCLLEKSPSGAAVSPPVRKPPLPPEREHSPSLESYLTASKPGSPKVSPSYENLKMTARREQLCLLHKHLSLHQLGLVSSCTSADRDGSSFSSHLLRSKDADGRTRSHDGWEDHAALLKLPATMVYVRDQHLEEKLQLLKHRERLQHFLMQQCQPDQRADGDPKPVQEERPLSPWLSITPACKEERSFLEDAMDGKAEKDLLLSRDSIKLRGKVEATRDDSADAPLDLSDSSRGREMGWHNRREPQGAGSPRLSPRESPALPVACGPCGRHGAERDNLCLPCHWPNATRALPDAVKEEEEEEEEEAAAVLAFSRAHPTNKSTPSKPEALPETGVRLAVSAQKAEPDDDDAESGKQESDEPDTTDSEVAAPYEDDILQEAQADGKYFCTKDKAHALQKKRKRGQDPWTKGAKKSMRGRKKVKVEQCSVGVTKELENCSASHNDTSEES; from the exons ATGACCACAGAGAGTTTTGCAGAGTTCCTGAATAAACTCAAAGAAATCCATGAGAAAGAGGTCCAAG GTCTGCAGAGCAAGCTGATGGAGCTGACGACAGAGAAGTGCCG CGATGCTCAGAGAATTGAAGAGCTGTTTGCTAAAAATCACCAATTAAGGGAACAACAGAAGGTCcttaaagaaaatgtgaaggtGTTAGAAAACAG GCTGCGAGCGGGTCTCTGCGACAGATGCATGGTCACCCAGGAGCTGgcaaaaaagaagcaaaatgagTATGAGACCTCGCATTTCCAGAGCCTGCAGCACATCTTCATCCTCA CTAACGAGACAAACCGCCTGAGGGAAGAGAACAAAACTCTCAAGGAAGAACTGAAGAGGCTCCGTAGTCTTGA GGATGGGACAAAACACCCAGGAGTCACCTCCAGAGAAAGCAGCTCCACCTCCAACTCCCCCTTGGCATTACTGTCCCCCACAAGCAGAAATGCTGGCACAGAGAAAGCAGCTCACAGGGGAGCAGAAGAAGCCCATCATGATGTGCCGAGCCCTGAGCTGGGAGAAG AAAAGCCTGCAGGACAGAGAAGCTCTCCAAGCAGCAGGACTTCCCCAAGCACTGTCCTCCAAGAAGTCAGCCTCGCAGAAATG GCATCCCAGAGGATCGCCAACCAGCTGCATGGAACCATCGCCCTGGTGAGACCTGGCTCCAGACCCTGCCTCCTGGAGAAAAGTCCTTCAGGGGCAGCAGTGTCCCCTCCCGTGAGGAAGCCTCCTCTCCCGCCGGAGCGCGAGCACAGCCCCAGCCTCGAGAG TTATTTAACAGCAAGCAAGCCAGGCTCCCCCAAGGTTTCTCCATCATATGAAAACCTAAAAATGACTGCACGAAGAGAGCAGCTCTGTCTCCTGCACAAGCACCTTTCCCTGCACCAGCTGGGGCTGGTGAGCAGCTGCACCTCGGCTGACCGGGATGGCAGTAGCTTCTCCAGCCATTTGCTCAGGTCCAAAGATGCCGATGGGAGGACGAGGTCGCATGACGGCTGGGAAGATCACGCAGCCTTGCTGAAGCTTCCTGCCACCATGGTGTACGTGAGGGATCAGCACCtggaggagaagctgcagctcctcaaGCATAGGGAACGGCTCCAGCATTTCCTCATGCAGCAGTGCCAGCCCGACCAGCGGGCTGATGGAGACCCAAAGCCCGTCCAAGAGGAGCGGCCACTCTCCCCATGGCTGAGCATCACACCGGCATGCAAGGAGGAAAGGTCCTTCCTGGAGGATGCCATGGAtgggaaagcagagaaggaTCTTTTGCTGAGCCGAGACAGCATCAAGCTCCGAGGAAAGGTGGAGGCAACAAGAGACGATAGTGCAGACGCACCGCTGGATCTGTCAGACTCCAGCCGTGGCAGGGAAATGGGCTGGCACAACCGGCGGGAGCCCCAGGGGGCTGGTAGCCCACGGCTGAGCCCCAGGGAGAGCCCTGCCTTGCCGGTAGCCTGTGGCCCCTGCGGGAGACACGGGGCAGAGAGGGACAACTTGTGTTTACCCTGCCACTGGCCCAATGCCACCCGGGCACTGCCTGATGCTGtcaaggaggaggaagaagaggaggaggaggaggcagcagctgtg CTCGCTTTCTCACGGGCACATCCAACAAACAAGTCCACGCCAAGCAAACCAGAGGCTCTTCCAGAGACCGGGGTGAGACTGGCTGTCAGCGCACAGAAAGCAGAACCAG atgatgatgatgctgaGTCTGGGAAGCAGGAATCTGATGAGCCAGACACGACGGACAGCGAG GTGGCTGCCCCGTATGAAGATGACATCCTACAAGAAGCCCAGGctgatgggaaatatttttgcacGAAAGACAAAGCTCATGCACtgcagaagaagagaaaaagaggacaGGATCCCTGGACAAAAG GAGCTAAGAAGTCaatgagaggaagaaagaaagtcaaagTGGAGCAGTGTTCAGTGGGGGTCACAAAGGAACTTGAGAATTGCTCTGCTTCCCACAACGACACCTCTGAGGAGAGCTAG